In Larimichthys crocea isolate SSNF chromosome XXII, L_crocea_2.0, whole genome shotgun sequence, the genomic stretch ctgtaactgaacacacactcatatgtaACTCTAAGTGTCAAAGTTTTAAGAGAGTTATGTTTGCCACATGTCTTTTAATAGAATATAATTTAGGTGACAACTTAAAAATGCAAGCCGAATTTTTTGTTAAGATTATCAGTCGCATTAAAATTAATGATACCTGGGAAAGCAACCAAGAattattgtcattgtttttttttttcttatctcaAGTATTCAAAGAGGAAAAGCATGAATCAAGTTTCAAGATCAAACTTTGTGTCCGTCAACTGTTATTTGCACAAGCCatgaattaaactgaatatgTTAGTTGCaatttgtacttttttcattcataaagcaaatgaaaaaatgaaaatgaaaataagaaacagtCTTTAAGAGGGTGCAAGGAAGGGAGAGGCGCCTGATTTCGGatataaatgcaacaatttGAGTTTCATGTCAAATCTTATCAACACCAAAACAGCTCACGGTTGGTCCTCCGAGTGCAGCTGAGTGTGTTGACACAATTGGCTCAACTCATTTGGATACCCAGAAAATTCTCTATCAAccacaaaaatattttcttctgaTTAAATTAGATAAAACgctgtattttaaaaagttctCTGAAGCAACAGAGAGGATTATCTGTCTGAAAATCCTGCTCAGTTTATCTCTCACATTGTCAGTTTTACAGCCACAGATGAATTTACTTTAGTGTGACTCTTTGCATGACCAAGCCATGCACCATATCTGCATAAAAAGATGTTATTATACTGTATGAGTGATAATCACATTCTAATAATGGTATTAAATCACAGTTAATTCACAGTTGTTCACTGTACGAAATTATCTTAACTTGTGTTCAAACTTATCAAGGCTGTTTCAAAtctgtatttattcaaataaaccACATACGATGAAACTTTTATGTTACAATGTGGGAGGATTGGGTTGATTAAATCCTGTTGCTTCCAGGCAGCTTATCTGCTTTCTCAAGACTTAAAAATGTATTGGATTTAAAGAGTAATTCTAAATGaaactttttatatatatgccTGAATATGAAAGTTACTTAACTtctcaacaataaaaataagaaatgccAAATTTATCACTGTAGATACTTGTTATatcatgtttgtgtggtgttgagcatttgtcaaaaaacatttacacatgaaACACTGTTAATGCcacaaaatacattaaagattTCTTATTAAAACAACTTTGTTTACTGAGATTTGTGGAAACTTTTCTTAAAAATTAACAATTCAcagatgttattttatgtttttcatacaCATTCTAATCTACTCTACACTATtgtatactactactactactacattaCTATTAAAATCTATTTAAGACAGCTGCTAATTGTGGGAAATTAAGTGTATTCGTTATATTTGTATACATGCAGTAACAGGTATTGTAACAGGTGTCTAAGTGGTAAAGACTTTCCCCTTAAACATCAGACAGTGAAGAAGGGAAcgctgcagcagcaaacactaagcagcaggtggagctgaAAAACCATAAAATGAATACTGGACGCACATATAGCCTCTCTGCAACAGTACCTCAATATATAACACAATGTAAATGGCATGTAATCATTAATAATAAGTGTACtgtgtattattttgtatttattttatctatctGACACATTAACAGCCCTGCTGATGTAAAGAAACATCTAAAAGTCACTGTACTGATGCTATTTGTGAACTCCAGCAGTTTCTCCCTGGAAACCAAACTTATGGGCTTTCACACCACTGCATAGTAACTCACTTCATTAGTGTCACCATTTGACAgccaaaatgtaaatataaagcatatgtatatttgtcattttcatattcatacagCTCCAACAGAACCATAGTTTTCACAATGCCAGTGTTACCTTTGATGGCAAACAGTGTTCAGCattccacactcaactttttgaccTTAGTAAGTGCATCATCCGGGTTCTCACACTACACTGCATCTTGCTGTAACTGACAGTGTGACGCgcttatgtactcaaaatagcgAGTGTAAGTCTCAAAGTACATGAATTGAGACACAGAGTTTGCTTTTGGGGGAATGTTTGTGCAGGTAGGCAGCTGTCAGAGCAAGAAAGAGTCAAAACTAAAGGCAGTCTAACTCGCAGTAGGTCATCCATGCAGCTACAACGATCTTGTACAAATACGGTAATAAATACAAAGATGGCAACAGTATATAATTCCAAGCCCAAATATCTCCGATTCACTGCATGCAAATTGTGatgatattattttataattttattaacAGCAAATTTGTTCAATAAATTTGCAACGTTAAGTTAAGCAGATCATGCGTTATTACCTTATCTTGCATCATAGTCTAGTTGGATGTTTATAATTTTAGTTTATATTGTATGCTCACTTGGtacattttcttaaataaagtaatatttaattaacatgCCACAAACTAGTTGACATTGTAAATATTGAGCCTGGTAGTATTTCAGCTCagacaatgttttttcttgtggTCCTTGTGCTTAGAAGCGTGTGAAGTTTCTCAGATGCCCCGGTCATTTCTTTGAGAAGACTTAAATCTGgtgcaactggacttggttgtagatttGTGGCCCCTCTGTGTTGAGCCATCCGTTTGTTAAGTGGATGTTTGGTTTCACCAGTGTATAGGTCTTTGCACTTTTCTGGGGAGGGCCAACTCACCAGGACTAGACTAGAAAAAACAAGGGGCACTGGCAGACAATAATTTCCGCATTTTGAATAAGGATGACAGGAGGTTtgaaagaggagtgaaggagaCTATCTATGTAAAAGTAGAGAAAGTTTCCCTCAGCATTGGACAAGGCCTCAGACACTACAATCACATCTCCCACCTACAATGTtgtcttttcttcctttcccAGGAGACTGAAGAACAATTCAGACTTGCAATTATGTGACTCCAATGACTCTGATCCAGCACCGAAGTTCAGGTGGCCTTAGCAATGGTCATTCACCCCgaacctcaggtgaccttaactGACTCTGCCAACGGTTATCACAACAACAAGGAGCACCAataaacaatgtgaaaacaatggcCTTGTTAATGATCCCACCTAAATAACCATGTTTTCCCACCAGTCCGTCAGAATAGGAAACAGGTGAACAATGACAGGTGAAAtatcttcatggatctacacCTGGGCCCAGTTGCACCAGATTCAGCTCTTTTCAAAGTTCACTGTACTTGATGTGAATTCTTGCTATTGGGACCCTAACATTTAATCAGGACTTGTTCCTAAGCTCCCTTTCAAAACTTCATACCCTaatctttttttcagttctcagttttcagtttcttttctgtgaTGTGTTCAAGGACACTTGACCAATAAACATCATAATTATGATTCCAACAGCAGGGCTAGCATATCTTAGTAAAACTGGTCTTTCTGTGCAGCCTTGACTTTCAAAGTTTTGCATTAAGGAACTTTGTGAACagtaaaccaaaacaaatttGAACTGTTGCATGTTGGGAGCTCAGGGGACTACACTGCCCCCCGATGGTGCACCAGTTCCATCACTTCTTCTTCCAGTTGCCACAGCAGCCAGTAATGAGCGTTAATGTTTCTGATCATTAATGAGCTTTGTTGTGAGCTGCTTCCTAACAAAACACTTATTAACAGTTTCTGATGGTAATTAGAGCCCTGGGAGCAAAGAGAGAGGCCCACTAATAGATGTTTATCAGAGCTCAGAGGATAACAGTGATTACAAGAGCTAATGAAAGCTCCTGGGATCTAGAGGGACTCATGTCTCTATCAATGAATCATGAACTTTTGGCTACTGGTTTTCAAACTTCCATGCTTTGGTCCACAGCACAAAAACTCAGAGACTGCTGGCCAGATTTTGATTAAATTTGCTATAGATATCTATGGTCCCATAATAATTTAGGTGAAAGCCAACTTTCCTCTAGTGCAATCATGAGCTTTTTAAACATTCGACATAAGACATATCATGATTTAACCAAAAGACTGACATGAAACTTCAATGAGCCtacattttgtactttttgtctGGGTACTTTTGTTTGGGTTCAACCCCTTAATTCCAGTAAAAGGAAGTGTTAATTGTTCTGCATATCACAATATTGTAAGAAAAACCCTTTTCTATTTTAGAATGATAATTCTGCcatgcacaaagacaaagaaataggTTTACAGTCTGTGCCtgcacagagccctgacctcaaccccataCCAGCACCAATGTGATGACAGCTAGGCCAGCCAGGTTGGTAAATCAGGTGAAAAGCTtttccacaacacaacacaatggtCTGCTGAGAGAGGACTGGTGTATGGACAAGAGTCTCTTCAGAAAACAAGCTCCCTGTCCGTCACCCCCTGAGTGCCTCACTGCAGATTTTAATTCTATTAACCTGCTGGTCACTGAGACACCTGGGAACTTAGAGGCCTCAAAGACACTCATTATGGCCCATTAGTAACACTGGTATATAAGAACCACAACAGACATACAAACTAAGGCACTAACTTCATTAAAAAGTATTCCTATTTGACTCCATGAAGTTAGAGATACCTGAGAGTCTGGAAGAAAGTAAGAGATTGATTTTGCAGGTAAGGTGTTGCCCAAACTCACACAAGgggtttcttctgtttttattatctcGACTCTTCCCTTCACTgactgcaaaaacatttttgcaagaattgaaagatttttttagaGCGATGTTTTCACTCTGAATCCACTGTTACAGTTATTATGAATCTAAAAATGTAACACATCCTCAGATGGCACTCAAAAGTAttcaaaaatcaaacagaagaGTAAAGAAgtctgaaaacatgactttttgATTAATACTGGTTGAAAACGTATCAGAGCAATTTTGAAGTggctgaaacatgtcagatgagttcagaaaatgacatgactaactttgaaacactctgagcgagattaactaatctctatctctctgctaggggtgcagggatatgctcagggtggcctcagcgtgtcatcaagccaccctttagaACCGCCCAAAAAATTCTGGACTGCTTTAACGTCTAACTCTTTAAGTCTTttcacatttgcacacacatcacatgtcAGCAATTGTTTTCCAACATATATATTGAAAGAAATCTCGGAATTGACACATACTTCAATGTTTTGATGTGCTGCTTTGAGgtgatagtagtagtagtataagAGAGCAATAAAGTCCACATACCTAACCAAAGTGTGACTATTTCACAACATAAAGTCCCCATGGAATGGAAAGCAGAGAACTATGTGCTTCTGCATATTTACCCCCTCACTgctatagttaaaaaaaaaaacccactgaaTACAGTAATCAGTGAAGCCCAGTCATAGATGCATGTAGCTGCCTTTAGAAACActctgtatcaaacaggaatcACTCCACTCTGGCTGCGTCATAAATGAGAAAGTGTTTCATTGGAGGCAACAAATACTGTTATCATGGTCATAAAACTGGATAAACTTCAGTTCACTTTTTGAGGGTGTCCTTGTGGCACGTGGAATGAACATCCTGTCCCTTCATTTCCTGGCATCTCTCAGCTatcaaataaagacataaaataaaatataagcaTAAATTTAAGTTCGATTCAGATCTACGAAGGCAGCCCAACAAAAAACGTTATCTTTAAGACAGAATGTTATGTTTTGAGAGAGTATGAGAGTAGTATGTGCATAAAATTACTACACATCATATTATTACAGGTTAGGTTATATTTCCTCTGTCAATGTAGACAGGAATAACCTCAGGTCATTACTATGAAGTTGTTCACATCCTTCCATAATCATCCAGGTGGGAACTAAACTTTCTGTTCACTGTggaaataaacaacatattCCCAGGAACAAATTCTTTTCTAATCACAGCCAAACATTCAAAGCTGCAGAGGGCGGGCAATGTGTCAACGGTTACGTTGACTGAGGGCAAAGTAAAATCATAAAGAGCAAACACGCCCTTCCCGACAAGTCAGAGCATCATCAACACTTTGACGAGAAGACAGGACAGAACGCTTTAGGCTGCTCACAACAACTTTATAGTGATCAATAGACATTATCCTCAgttcttttatcttttgttaTTAAGAATCACATATTTTCATAGGTACCAATGTGTGtctatttcatttcaaaaattagaaagagaaaaatttCAATGTCATTGTTttagatttgtgtgtttaacaACTGTTTTCAAGTGTTTATAGTAATGTGTGGTTATAAATCTAATATTAGGGTTTTGATATACTTTTACAGAACTGTATTGCTATGATGGAGAACGAAACAATGATAACACCTCTCAAACAGCCTATAGTGTTCGAACTGGAGGGCTTCCATGTACCGCCAGGCTACAGCTCTTTCCTGTTCTTCCTGGCTCTGCTGAACTACATGCTGACACTCCTGGGGAATGGCGTGGTGGCGTGCATCATTGTGATAGACAAGAACCTACACAGAcccatgtttgtgttaatttgtcacCTGGTTGCCTGTGATCTGATAGGAGCCACTGCGGTGCTGCCTCGCCTCATGGTGCACTTCTTGACGGGGCAGAAAAAGATAGCCTACCTCACAGCTATCGCTCAAGGCttctgtgtgcacatgtacgGCGTTGCAGTGCAAACTATACTGGGTGCAATGGCCTATGACAGGTATCAAAATGCATCAGCATATTACATCTGTCACAGATTCTTCTAATGTTATGCATAAAAGGTACAGATTGATTCAGACAGATTAaaatatctctttttttaaagatcagaTTTAAACCGTTTACTGTAATGTCAGACTgctattattttgtttctggGTATTAAAAAGTTATGAAATCTTATTAATGGATCACTTTGTTGATCCAGAGAAGAGCTCCCCTTATTCATacattaaattcaatttcaattcagttttatttatatatttagttatctcatgacacttttcatacagagcagatcTAGACCGTAgtcttcataatattatttacagagacccaacaattccacattgtgtcttttattttaaagaattcCTTAATGTTTAGTATGATTTGcccaaaatacacaaaacagcAGTATAATATGGATGATTATGTAAAACCATCCTCCTCCAGTCAGACTACCTTATttgttgattttgattttttagtcagatttatgtgtttatacGAGCAAAGCCTAAATAAGAGTAActttaagatatttttattgcatacaaaaacaaatacaaacagctTGAGATACTGAGATTAAAATCTAAGgattgtttttatgtctttaactCCTTTTGTAGGTACATTGCTGTCTGTCAACCACTCAGATATCCTGTCATTATGACCTCGGCTCGCCTGCACTCCTGCTGTGCCCTGGCCTGGATCATTGCTGTGCTGTGCATTAGTTTGCTTTTCAGCTTCCACATGAATGTCCCACTGTGTGGAAATACCATCCAACACGTATACTGTAGCAACCGTGGCATCCTGAACTTGGCCTGCGGTCCCACCCCCTTAAGTAATATCTATGGTGAGCGCACTCATTTAAAATTAAGTTACACACAGTTTTTTACTCGTAGaagaaaagagtaaaaaaaactaacaacacTAGTGCTCACACAATGGACATTACAAtacaccttttaaaaatgtaatttaatatatCTTACATGCGATCACTGTCCTCTTCCTGTGAGGTTTACATGatacttaattttttttctatgtttttctAGGTCTGTCCATGACTTGGTGTGTGAGTACAAGCATCTTCCTGATAATTGCTTTTTCGTACTTCAGGATCCTGCATGCTTCAGTAAAACAAGGCAGAGGTGACAGCGTCATCCGCAGCAAGGCCTTTCAGACATGCGCATCGCACCTTGTCGTGTATGTGCTTTATGAAATAGCTGCAATGATCATAATTGTGACTTTTAGGTTTCCCTCGGTCTCCCAAAATATTAAGAAGTTTTCTAGCATCCTGTTTATCATCATTCCACCAGCCATCAATCCCATTATTTACGGACTGGTCAGTAAAGAGCTACGTGCTAGCATTGTCAAGCATTTTAGCATACAAGTCTGtcacaaaaaatgatttaatgtctttaaattaTCATATTCCTGTAGCACATCGCATTATCAAAAATTATTTAGGTTTTCGGGCATATTCAAGCTCTAGTGGTCTGAGGTGCAAAGCATGTAATTGCTATGTGTGTTGGTTCTGGCTCAGGaactttgctgcatgtcatccctctCGCTCTTTCACTTGTTGTTTCTGATGATTGAATTTGTGTTActgaaaactattaaaaatTACTTTTGAAAATTAACATGACAATATGTCTTTACTGTTGTGTtgttaataaaatattcaaatgtttagaGAAAGGTATGTGGATCCTGGTGTACAAGGTGCGATGGGGATAAAGACTTTATTGTTATTTGGATTAACCTAAACAATGGCTGAGCTGTTGTATTGGATACTATTAAATTGTTCAGGTGTCCCTAACAGTATTATGCAACACTTTGGAGACAAACTGACTAAAAGTTTAAATCATCTAATCATTcttttaattatgattttatgctttttatagtatatatttataaactatatgtttatatattgttttatgtatCTCTATGGttgaaagaaagaagtaaaatatCATTACAGGCCCAAACTTTTAAGCAgtatatattaaaacaatattacacTTGAGGTTGTGTACTGCATATCAGTATGGCTGTGCAAGGCCACAGGCCGTGTGCTAAAATTATAACAGTATTCAGTACAACATCGCGATCATCAAcgagtgtgatattgctttaaTACAACAGTTCTCCAAGCTCCATTTATTACTTGCAACAGATTCCGCCAAACAAATATTTCTGATCCTGGTTGGAAATATATTACCAAATGAATGAAAGGGATTATTTTAGAGATGTATTATTCTTGAACTTTCTGAAagttttgttatctttggattttatttaatattagtGCTTATTTCTACTTATTTCACTTTGATGTCTTAATGTTACATCACATATAAGTCTAATTGAGTCCCTTAATCTATAAAGTTGATcttcattgctgctgctgctgttgtcataACTAAAGACTGATTAACCAAATCATAAAGTGGGTATTATAACATTCAAAGAATACTTGACAAAAACCTTCACCGGCCTATGTACCTCCTATTTTGCAACTTGTCAGGTAGTGACATAATTGGATGTACAAATATTTTGCTCTGTTGGcttgcagatattttttttttcaaccgcCGTCTGAGCATCTCATCAGACATACATACTACATCATATCAATCAACACATGGGACATGAACAGGGGCATGAACAGGGTGAGCCCATGCATCAGGCGGTAGCATAGCGAAGTAGTTTGAGAGTTATATGAATGGAATAGAGGAAAGAGACTTTCCTTctggtcctggccacatttgcgccctgggcgaaatAAAAATAGATCTTCATTGCTGCTAGGGAGTACTTGTAGTGATCACTAAAGACTGATGAACTTAAGTCATGAAGTAGGTTTTATTGTATGACATGCATGAAAAGtgcattctctctctctaaaagtattcaaaatatATCTAAAGATGTGTCACATTGtatgtgttgttgctgctatTTTTACTTTGTGAAGTTAGTGTGGACTAATGATAGAAAAGTtgtttgctgttctgttttctgtttttgcttgttGCCTGTCATAAAGTATCTCTGATATCTAAATTTCCAAAACTTTTTCAGTATCCCGCTGGTGGACACTGGtggtgagggatgccgtcaagctgaagaaggagtcctacagaacctttttggcctgggggactcctgaagcagctgatgggtatcgacgtgccaagTGGAGCACGGCCTCTGTGGTTgcagaggcaaaaactcgggcgtgggaggagttcggtaAGGCTGTGGAgaac encodes the following:
- the LOC113744373 gene encoding olfactory receptor 2K2-like, translating into MITPLKQPIVFELEGFHVPPGYSSFLFFLALLNYMLTLLGNGVVACIIVIDKNLHRPMFVLICHLVACDLIGATAVLPRLMVHFLTGQKKIAYLTAIAQGFCVHMYGVAVQTILGAMAYDRYIAVCQPLRYPVIMTSARLHSCCALAWIIAVLCISLLFSFHMNVPLCGNTIQHVYCSNRGILNLACGPTPLSNIYGLSMTWCVSTSIFLIIAFSYFRILHASVKQGRGDSVIRSKAFQTCASHLVVYVLYEIAAMIIIVTFRFPSVSQNIKKFSSILFIIIPPAINPIIYGLVSKELRASIVKHFSIQVCHKK